From Halobacillus sp. Marseille-Q1614, the proteins below share one genomic window:
- the rnr gene encoding ribonuclease R produces the protein MNTELKQRILQYFNETASKPLSVQELEEVIALEEDQDFKDLMKALNALEDEGELVRTRKNRFGLPEKMNLIRGKIQMHAKGFAFLIPDDEEKDDVYLHHSDLSSAMNNDRVLVRIEKRDEEGQRPEGTVIRILERATTRVVGTYESSRNFGFVVADDKRIPHDIFIPKAQSNGAVDGHKVIVEITKFPEARMSAEGEIVEILGHKNDPGIDIISIIHKHGIKTDFPEEVLEQAGNTPEQIQEEEIQNRRDLRDETIVTIDGADAKDLDDAVTVKKLDNGNYKLGVHIADVTYYVEEGSPIDKEARERATSVYLVDRVIPMIPHRLSNGICSLNPKVDRLTLSCEMEIDSKGVVVNHEIFQSVIKTNERMTYKDVNSILEHNDPELTEKYKDLVPMFREMESLAATLRKKRFARGAIDFDFKEAGVIVDDEGKAVDVKLRERSVAERLIEEFMLAANETVAEHFHWMEVPFIHRIHEDPDESKLQNFFEFVANLGYSVKGSAENVHPQALQRILETVKDTQEEMIISKLMLRSMQQAKYDPQSLGHFGLSTEFYTHFTSPIRRYPDLIVHRLIRTYLVLEKIDYKTRKHWKDQLPEIAKHSSEMERAAVDAERETDDLKKAEYMEDKIGEEYDGVISSVTSFGLFVELPNTVEGLVHVSTLTDDYYNFQEKQFALIGERTANMYRIGDEITVRVSNVNLDERVVDFEIVGMKPRKERERPERPKQIDAKTPDRKKKKKNKQKGNKPFYRNKGVKSFAKKGKKKKK, from the coding sequence ATGAATACAGAACTAAAACAGCGAATTTTACAGTACTTTAATGAAACAGCCTCTAAACCCCTTTCTGTTCAAGAATTGGAAGAAGTCATTGCATTAGAAGAGGACCAGGACTTTAAAGACCTGATGAAGGCTTTGAATGCATTAGAAGATGAAGGTGAACTCGTACGCACGAGGAAGAATCGATTTGGGCTTCCTGAGAAAATGAATTTGATTCGCGGTAAAATTCAGATGCATGCGAAAGGATTTGCGTTTCTCATTCCAGATGATGAAGAAAAGGATGATGTCTATCTTCACCACTCTGACTTAAGTTCAGCGATGAATAATGACCGTGTCCTTGTCCGTATTGAAAAGCGTGATGAGGAAGGGCAGCGCCCTGAGGGAACAGTTATCCGTATACTTGAACGCGCAACTACTCGTGTTGTTGGTACGTACGAATCAAGCAGAAACTTCGGTTTTGTAGTAGCCGATGACAAACGAATTCCTCACGATATTTTTATCCCGAAAGCGCAGTCCAATGGAGCCGTTGATGGACATAAAGTTATCGTAGAGATTACTAAATTTCCGGAAGCACGAATGAGTGCAGAAGGAGAGATCGTAGAAATCCTTGGTCATAAAAACGACCCGGGTATTGATATCATTTCCATTATCCATAAGCATGGCATAAAAACCGACTTTCCTGAGGAAGTGCTTGAACAGGCCGGCAATACACCTGAACAAATTCAAGAAGAGGAAATCCAAAACCGCCGTGACCTTCGCGACGAAACTATCGTTACGATAGACGGAGCAGACGCAAAAGATTTGGACGATGCTGTTACCGTTAAGAAATTAGACAATGGAAATTATAAGCTCGGTGTCCATATTGCTGATGTCACGTATTACGTAGAAGAAGGTTCACCGATTGATAAAGAAGCACGTGAGAGGGCAACAAGTGTTTACTTAGTGGATCGAGTAATTCCAATGATTCCGCATCGTCTGTCAAACGGCATTTGTTCCTTAAACCCTAAAGTCGATCGTCTGACTTTATCGTGTGAAATGGAGATTGACTCTAAAGGTGTCGTCGTCAATCATGAAATTTTCCAGAGTGTGATTAAGACAAATGAAAGAATGACCTATAAAGATGTCAACTCAATCTTAGAACACAATGACCCTGAACTGACGGAAAAATATAAAGATCTCGTACCGATGTTCCGAGAAATGGAGAGCCTTGCAGCTACATTACGTAAAAAACGTTTCGCACGCGGCGCTATCGATTTTGACTTTAAAGAAGCAGGAGTTATCGTGGATGACGAAGGAAAAGCAGTCGATGTAAAACTGAGGGAAAGATCTGTCGCTGAGCGGTTAATTGAAGAGTTTATGCTGGCAGCCAACGAAACGGTAGCCGAACACTTCCACTGGATGGAGGTCCCGTTTATTCACCGTATTCATGAAGATCCGGATGAATCGAAGCTGCAGAACTTCTTCGAGTTTGTCGCTAATCTGGGCTATTCCGTAAAAGGATCAGCGGAAAACGTCCATCCTCAAGCCCTGCAGAGGATTTTAGAGACAGTTAAAGACACGCAGGAGGAAATGATCATATCTAAATTGATGCTGCGGTCTATGCAGCAGGCGAAATATGATCCGCAAAGCCTGGGACACTTTGGGTTGTCTACAGAGTTCTATACACACTTCACTTCACCGATCCGCCGTTACCCGGATTTAATTGTCCACCGGTTAATCCGTACGTATCTAGTTTTGGAGAAGATTGATTACAAGACGCGCAAGCATTGGAAAGACCAGCTTCCTGAAATTGCGAAGCATTCCTCTGAAATGGAGCGTGCGGCCGTTGATGCGGAACGCGAAACGGACGACCTGAAAAAAGCCGAATATATGGAAGATAAGATTGGCGAAGAATACGATGGTGTCATCAGTTCTGTCACAAGTTTCGGATTGTTTGTGGAACTTCCAAACACCGTCGAAGGGTTAGTACACGTAAGTACCCTTACCGACGATTACTATAATTTTCAGGAAAAGCAGTTTGCTCTCATTGGGGAAAGAACCGCAAACATGTATCGAATCGGGGATGAAATCACTGTCCGCGTTTCTAATGTAAACTTGGATGAGAGAGTTGTTGACTTCGAAATTGTTGGCATGAAGCCTAGAAAAGAAAGAGAACGCCCGGAAAGACCGAAGCAAATTGATGCAAAAACACCAGATCGTAAAAAGAAAAAAAAGAATAAGCAAAAAGGAAACAAACCTTTTTACCGCAACAAAGGTGTAAAAAGCTTTGCGAAAAAAGGGAAAAAGAAGAAAAAATAA
- the glpK gene encoding glycerol kinase GlpK, whose protein sequence is MKEKYILSLDQGTTSSRAILFNEAGEIVETGQKEFEQFFPKPGWVEHDANEIWNSVLACIAEVLRKSDVDPDQIAGIGITNQRETTVVWDKNTGKPIYKAIVWQSRQTEDICKELRADGHNEVFNKKTGLLLDPYFSGTKVKWILDNVEGAREKAENGDLLFGTMDTWLVYKLSGGKTHITDYSNASRTLMFNIYDLKWDDELLNILTVPKSMLPEVKQSSEVYAKTVDYHFFGHEVPIAGIAGDQQAALFGQACFEKGMAKNTYGTGCFMLMNTGDEGVKSERGLLTTLAWGVDGKVEYALEGSIFVAGSAIQWLRDGLKLIESAPDSEQHALNVESTDGVYLVPAFVGLGTPYWDSDARGAMFGLTRGTSKDHVIRATLESLAYQTKDVLDAMIADSGIDLKTLRVDGGAVKNNFLMQFQSDILGVPVERPVIQETTALGAAYLAGLAVGYWKDKEEIAKQWNNEKTFTNQMTDGEQEKLYNGWKKAVAATREFK, encoded by the coding sequence ATGAAAGAAAAGTACATTTTATCATTAGACCAGGGGACAACTAGTTCACGTGCAATTCTATTTAACGAAGCAGGAGAAATTGTAGAAACAGGGCAAAAGGAATTTGAACAGTTTTTTCCTAAGCCGGGCTGGGTAGAACATGATGCGAATGAGATTTGGAACTCAGTCTTAGCCTGTATTGCAGAAGTGTTAAGGAAATCCGACGTTGATCCTGATCAAATTGCCGGTATCGGTATTACCAATCAGCGTGAAACAACGGTCGTATGGGATAAAAATACGGGTAAGCCGATTTATAAAGCAATTGTCTGGCAGTCCCGTCAAACTGAAGACATTTGTAAGGAGTTAAGAGCAGACGGACATAACGAAGTCTTTAATAAGAAAACTGGACTGCTGTTAGATCCTTACTTCTCTGGTACGAAAGTAAAATGGATTCTTGATAATGTAGAAGGGGCCCGTGAAAAAGCAGAGAATGGCGATCTATTATTTGGAACAATGGATACATGGCTGGTGTATAAGCTGTCTGGTGGAAAAACCCATATTACCGACTATTCAAACGCCTCCCGTACTTTGATGTTTAATATTTATGACCTGAAGTGGGACGATGAGTTACTAAACATCCTGACTGTTCCAAAAAGCATGCTTCCTGAAGTAAAACAGTCTTCTGAAGTCTATGCCAAAACCGTCGATTATCACTTTTTTGGACACGAAGTTCCGATTGCGGGAATTGCGGGAGATCAGCAGGCGGCTTTATTTGGACAGGCCTGCTTTGAAAAAGGAATGGCAAAAAATACGTACGGTACCGGCTGCTTTATGCTGATGAATACCGGGGATGAAGGTGTTAAATCTGAACGCGGATTGTTAACAACTCTAGCCTGGGGAGTAGACGGCAAAGTAGAATATGCTTTAGAAGGAAGTATCTTCGTAGCGGGGTCTGCGATCCAGTGGCTCCGTGACGGGTTAAAACTGATTGAAAGTGCACCGGATAGTGAGCAGCATGCGCTGAATGTGGAGTCCACGGATGGCGTCTACCTTGTACCGGCATTTGTCGGGCTTGGGACCCCATATTGGGACAGCGATGCCCGCGGTGCGATGTTCGGATTAACTCGCGGTACGTCTAAAGATCATGTCATTCGCGCAACATTGGAATCACTGGCTTACCAGACCAAAGATGTCCTTGATGCTATGATCGCCGATTCAGGAATTGATTTGAAAACATTACGTGTAGATGGAGGAGCTGTTAAAAACAACTTCTTGATGCAGTTCCAGAGCGATATTTTAGGTGTCCCTGTTGAACGTCCCGTTATTCAGGAAACTACAGCATTAGGAGCCGCCTATTTAGCAGGCTTGGCTGTTGGATACTGGAAAGATAAAGAAGAGATCGCAAAACAATGGAATAATGAAAAGACTTTTACGAATCAAATGACAGATGGCGAACAGGAAAAACTGTACAATGGCTGGAAAAAAGCCGTAGCCGCTACAAGAGAATTTAAATAA
- the secG gene encoding preprotein translocase subunit SecG: METLAITLLAIDTIVLIILVLLQSGKSAGLSGAISGGAEQLFGKQKARGIDAVLHKATIVTGVLFFVLAFLATYILG, from the coding sequence ATGGAAACACTTGCAATTACATTGCTTGCTATTGATACAATTGTTCTTATCATTCTTGTTCTACTTCAATCAGGAAAGAGTGCTGGATTATCAGGAGCCATTTCAGGAGGAGCGGAACAGCTGTTCGGAAAACAAAAAGCACGCGGAATTGACGCTGTCCTTCACAAGGCTACGATTGTGACTGGTGTTCTTTTCTTCGTATTGGCTTTTCTGGCTACCTATATATTAGGTTAA
- the smpB gene encoding SsrA-binding protein SmpB, with product MPRGQGKTIAQNKKAGHDYFIEETFEAGIVLQGTEIKSIRAGRVNLKESFARINNGEVFIHNMHISHYEQGNIYNHDPTRARKLLLHRKEINQLIGATQQKGYALVPLKMYIKNGVAKLLLGLGRGKKKYDKREDLKRKQVKREIDRAIKDSLK from the coding sequence ATGCCCAGAGGTCAAGGTAAAACAATTGCACAAAATAAAAAAGCCGGTCATGATTATTTTATTGAAGAGACATTCGAAGCCGGGATCGTTCTCCAGGGTACGGAGATTAAATCGATCCGAGCCGGCCGGGTGAACTTAAAAGAAAGTTTCGCTCGTATAAACAATGGGGAAGTTTTCATTCATAACATGCACATCTCACACTACGAGCAAGGAAACATTTACAACCACGATCCAACTCGTGCCCGCAAGCTGTTGCTTCACCGTAAAGAGATCAACCAATTGATTGGAGCCACCCAGCAAAAAGGCTATGCGCTCGTTCCATTGAAAATGTATATTAAAAATGGAGTAGCCAAGCTTCTGCTCGGACTGGGCCGCGGGAAGAAGAAATACGACAAGCGCGAAGACTTAAAGAGAAAGCAAGTCAAACGAGAAATCGATCGTGCGATCAAAGACAGCCTCAAGTAA
- the pfkB gene encoding 1-phosphofructokinase → MIYTCTLNPSIDYIMHVDNFKTGSLNRASQTMYYPGGKGINVSRVMKRLGSSTTALGFVGRFTGQFIKDFLTEEEINQNFIEIDDYTRINVKLKTDHEAEINGPGPQISHDQLDQLLQQVRSLQEGDIFILAGSVPSSLPNDFYSQIAKICAENKALLVADTSGDALKQITGQPLFFMKPNDHELGELFNTTIETKEQAAHYAQKLAEQGAEHVIVSMGGKGAVYVNGANKLFANVPKGEVKNSVGAGDSVVAGFIAAINQGLPKEEAFRHGVAAGSATAFQDDLCSKEEADQLISQITISPIN, encoded by the coding sequence TTGATATACACTTGTACCCTCAACCCTTCCATCGATTACATTATGCACGTTGACAATTTTAAAACCGGAAGCCTTAACCGGGCTTCACAGACGATGTACTATCCTGGCGGTAAAGGAATCAACGTTTCGAGAGTGATGAAAAGACTTGGGAGCTCTACGACAGCCTTAGGCTTTGTCGGCCGGTTTACAGGCCAATTCATTAAAGACTTTCTTACAGAAGAAGAGATCAACCAGAATTTCATAGAAATCGATGACTATACGAGAATTAACGTAAAGCTAAAAACCGACCACGAAGCGGAAATTAACGGCCCTGGGCCGCAAATCAGCCATGACCAGCTGGACCAGCTTCTGCAGCAAGTCCGCTCCCTTCAAGAAGGCGATATTTTTATCCTTGCAGGAAGTGTACCTTCTTCCCTGCCTAATGATTTCTACAGCCAGATCGCAAAGATTTGTGCAGAAAATAAAGCTCTTCTCGTTGCTGATACCTCAGGTGATGCACTTAAGCAGATCACCGGCCAGCCTCTCTTTTTTATGAAGCCGAATGACCATGAACTTGGAGAGCTTTTTAATACAACTATCGAAACAAAAGAACAGGCGGCACATTATGCGCAAAAGCTGGCAGAACAAGGAGCAGAGCATGTCATTGTATCTATGGGCGGCAAAGGAGCCGTTTATGTTAATGGCGCCAATAAGCTTTTTGCAAATGTACCAAAAGGTGAAGTGAAAAATTCAGTCGGTGCAGGAGATTCCGTCGTTGCTGGGTTTATAGCAGCGATCAACCAGGGGCTTCCAAAAGAAGAAGCCTTCAGACATGGAGTTGCAGCCGGCAGTGCCACCGCATTCCAGGATGATTTGTGCAGCAAGGAAGAAGCCGATCAGTTAATAAGCCAAATTACTATCTCACCCATTAATTAA
- a CDS encoding carboxylesterase — protein sequence MKIKQPEPFTFEADGDRAVLLLHGFTGHSADVRMLGRFLQKNGYTSHAPIYRGHGKELEALIDATPEEWWADVQASLNHLKEIGYENIAVAGLSLGGVLGLKLAYSEPIKGIVTMCSPMFFDNEEQLTQGFRFKAQQYKQLEGKDKETIEQEVKELMDESKEMFTQLGQFITSVHEEVDQIYAPTFVVQAEKDEMINTESANYIYENVETDHKDIKWYKNSGHVITMDQEKEQLHEDILKFLNSLDWS from the coding sequence ATGAAAATCAAACAACCAGAACCGTTTACTTTTGAAGCAGATGGAGATCGTGCTGTCCTTCTGTTACACGGCTTTACCGGCCATTCCGCTGACGTAAGAATGCTCGGACGTTTTCTTCAGAAAAATGGATACACTTCACACGCTCCTATTTATAGAGGGCATGGAAAAGAGTTAGAAGCTTTAATCGATGCCACACCTGAGGAGTGGTGGGCTGACGTGCAGGCATCCCTTAATCATCTAAAAGAGATTGGGTATGAAAACATTGCCGTAGCCGGTCTTTCTTTAGGCGGAGTTCTCGGTCTGAAACTTGCATATTCAGAGCCTATTAAGGGTATCGTCACTATGTGTTCTCCTATGTTTTTTGATAATGAAGAGCAGCTGACTCAAGGGTTTCGTTTTAAAGCGCAACAATATAAGCAATTAGAAGGAAAAGATAAAGAAACAATTGAACAAGAAGTGAAGGAGCTAATGGATGAGTCAAAAGAAATGTTCACACAGCTTGGCCAATTCATTACGAGCGTTCACGAGGAAGTAGATCAGATTTATGCTCCTACATTCGTCGTCCAGGCGGAGAAAGATGAAATGATTAATACGGAAAGTGCTAATTACATCTATGAGAATGTAGAAACTGATCATAAAGATATTAAATGGTACAAAAACTCTGGCCATGTGATCACTATGGATCAAGAAAAAGAACAGCTTCATGAAGACATTCTCAAATTTTTGAATTCATTAGACTGGTCGTAA
- a CDS encoding MIP/aquaporin family protein encodes MSEFAAELVGTMILIIFGGGVVGGVVLKDSKAEGSGWIVITIGWGLAVAMAIYAVGNFTGAHINPAVTLGLAMVGDFEWAKVPMYMAAQIIGAFIGGIIVFLNYLPHWNKTKDQGAKLAVFSTDPAIRSPFSNLISEVIGTFVLLMGILFIGANEFTEGLNPLIVGALIVAIGMSLGGATGYAINPARDFGPRIAHALLPIPGKGGSDWGYAWIPIIGPLLGGSYGAVFYRAVFVGEFTPLFWILSAVMAVILTGAAASELKKAKTAADQVEKKIV; translated from the coding sequence ATGTCAGAGTTTGCTGCAGAACTTGTAGGTACAATGATTCTAATCATTTTTGGAGGCGGAGTCGTCGGCGGAGTTGTCTTAAAAGATTCAAAGGCAGAAGGTTCTGGGTGGATTGTTATTACGATTGGGTGGGGACTTGCTGTGGCGATGGCGATTTATGCTGTAGGAAATTTCACAGGAGCTCATATTAACCCAGCGGTTACACTAGGACTTGCCATGGTTGGTGATTTCGAATGGGCAAAGGTTCCAATGTATATGGCAGCTCAAATTATTGGAGCTTTTATTGGTGGTATTATAGTATTCTTAAACTACCTGCCTCACTGGAATAAGACGAAAGATCAGGGAGCTAAACTGGCGGTATTTTCTACCGATCCAGCCATTCGCAGCCCGTTTTCTAATCTGATTAGTGAAGTAATTGGCACATTCGTATTACTGATGGGGATCCTGTTTATTGGTGCAAATGAATTTACTGAAGGTCTTAACCCATTAATTGTAGGCGCACTCATTGTGGCGATTGGTATGTCTTTAGGTGGTGCGACAGGGTATGCGATCAACCCTGCCCGTGATTTTGGTCCTCGAATCGCTCATGCTTTACTTCCGATTCCGGGAAAAGGCGGTTCTGATTGGGGATATGCATGGATCCCAATCATTGGTCCGCTTCTAGGGGGAAGTTACGGGGCGGTTTTCTATCGTGCCGTATTTGTTGGAGAATTTACCCCTCTTTTTTGGATTCTAAGTGCAGTTATGGCAGTTATTTTAACAGGTGCCGCTGCATCAGAATTGAAGAAAGCTAAGACCGCAGCCGATCAGGTAGAGAAGAAAATTGTGTAA
- a CDS encoding PTS fructose transporter subunit IIABC has translation MKITDLLTKDTILLNMTASSKPEAIDELIGKLDEAGKLNDRDGFKAAIEAREDQSTTGIGEGIAIPHAKTASVKDPAIAFGRSQEGLDYESLDGQPTNLFFMIAASEGANQTHLETLSRLSSFLMDKNFRSKLETAKTEADVIEAINAKEAEEDEEEVQESSSAGKVLAVTACPTGIAHTYMAADKLKETAKELGVEIKVQTNGSSGVKNRLTAEDIEHATAIIVAADTKVDMSVFDGKHVIEVPVAKAIHEPENLINKATSQDAPVYRHEGGRSDSEGDGNKRSGIYKHLMNGVSNMLPFVVGGGILIAISFFFGINSADPTSEEYNRFAEMLNTIGGGNAFFLLVPVLAGFIASSIADRPGFAPGMVGGLIAVTSGVEGASGGSGFLGGLIAGFLAGYLTLGIKKALDGLPQVMDGLKTVLFYPVLSIFGTGMIMLLINPPLTSIYTGLLSWLEGLSGANIALLGIIIGGMMAIDMGGPINKAAYTFGLATLDAGNFSIIAAAMAGGMVPPLAMAFASTIFKNKFTPQERESGKTAYALGAFFITEGAIPFAAADPARVIPSMVVGSALTGALTMLFSIGLTAPHGGVIVIGLVEGGISQALLYILAILIGSIVAAIMVGFLKKDLRKA, from the coding sequence ATGAAGATAACAGATTTACTGACGAAGGATACGATTCTGTTAAACATGACAGCCAGTTCAAAGCCTGAAGCTATTGATGAGCTTATTGGCAAGCTTGATGAGGCCGGAAAGTTAAATGACCGTGATGGTTTTAAAGCAGCGATAGAAGCACGTGAAGACCAAAGTACTACAGGAATTGGGGAAGGTATCGCAATTCCTCACGCAAAAACCGCTTCTGTCAAAGATCCTGCGATTGCCTTCGGGCGTTCACAGGAAGGGCTTGATTACGAGTCACTCGATGGCCAGCCGACTAATTTATTCTTTATGATAGCCGCTTCAGAAGGGGCTAATCAGACTCACTTGGAAACCTTGTCCCGTTTATCTTCTTTCCTTATGGACAAAAACTTCCGCAGCAAGCTGGAAACAGCCAAAACAGAAGCAGATGTGATTGAGGCGATTAACGCAAAAGAAGCTGAAGAAGATGAGGAAGAAGTCCAGGAGAGCTCTTCTGCCGGAAAAGTTTTGGCTGTAACGGCCTGCCCTACTGGCATCGCGCATACTTACATGGCGGCAGATAAATTAAAAGAGACAGCCAAAGAATTAGGCGTAGAGATAAAAGTACAAACTAATGGATCAAGCGGTGTTAAAAACCGTTTGACAGCAGAAGATATCGAACATGCGACAGCTATCATCGTAGCTGCCGATACTAAAGTAGATATGAGTGTTTTTGATGGAAAGCATGTAATTGAGGTTCCAGTTGCCAAAGCTATTCACGAACCTGAGAACTTAATCAATAAGGCGACAAGTCAGGACGCCCCGGTTTACCGTCATGAAGGCGGCCGTTCTGATTCTGAAGGAGACGGAAACAAACGCAGTGGTATTTATAAGCACCTGATGAACGGGGTTTCCAATATGCTACCGTTTGTTGTCGGGGGCGGTATCTTAATTGCGATTTCTTTCTTCTTTGGTATTAACTCTGCTGATCCGACAAGTGAGGAATACAATCGCTTTGCTGAAATGTTAAACACGATCGGCGGAGGAAATGCCTTCTTCCTTCTTGTGCCAGTCCTTGCCGGATTCATCGCATCAAGTATCGCTGACCGTCCCGGCTTTGCTCCTGGTATGGTTGGTGGACTGATCGCTGTGACTTCTGGTGTAGAAGGAGCGAGCGGCGGTTCTGGTTTCCTTGGTGGTTTGATTGCTGGTTTTCTTGCTGGTTATTTGACACTGGGAATTAAGAAAGCTCTCGACGGACTTCCTCAAGTAATGGATGGTTTAAAAACGGTGCTCTTCTACCCTGTGTTATCGATTTTTGGAACAGGTATGATAATGCTTCTAATTAATCCGCCACTTACAAGTATATATACAGGGCTATTAAGCTGGCTCGAAGGATTAAGCGGTGCAAACATCGCTCTATTAGGAATTATTATTGGCGGCATGATGGCTATTGATATGGGCGGGCCTATTAACAAGGCCGCTTACACATTCGGTCTTGCCACATTAGACGCAGGCAACTTCTCCATCATTGCAGCGGCCATGGCAGGCGGAATGGTTCCACCGTTAGCGATGGCCTTCGCTTCAACGATCTTTAAAAATAAATTTACGCCTCAAGAACGCGAATCCGGGAAAACAGCGTATGCTTTAGGAGCTTTTTTCATTACAGAAGGAGCGATTCCATTTGCGGCAGCCGACCCTGCGCGAGTGATCCCTTCTATGGTCGTCGGATCTGCTTTAACAGGCGCTCTAACGATGCTGTTTAGTATCGGGCTTACTGCTCCTCACGGCGGTGTCATTGTCATCGGATTAGTAGAAGGAGGCATTTCCCAAGCGCTACTATACATTCTTGCTATCTTAATCGGTTCCATCGTGGCAGCAATTATGGTAGGATTCTTGAAAAAGGACCTAAGAAAAGCTTAA
- a CDS encoding GNAT family N-acetyltransferase, whose product MEPQMLQSRKMTIEDLPAFQQMDTGIDDDYVLRIYDKLMDSPTQELYGLFQNHQLLSVAGYSLFGKNQFAMLGRLRSDRNYRSKGYATQLLRPVINDLRKLPKLKWVGANTHVHNFSARRLLEKSGLSDGQISYYLTLTAPGKLSGHTRGERWKEIYETAAKRSYLLALSNNELGLFPYECYYPFPFDSSFFTNQYLQDSNLYVNLDRSRFVLIKNDQKKYNYSHVKYFWNDHYTQPGFFETLLHHWRENPKNIGCWIDFSTGGYHNNPDLTPYEVQDPWIQYGLWI is encoded by the coding sequence ATGGAGCCTCAAATGCTGCAGTCACGAAAAATGACAATAGAAGATTTACCGGCATTTCAACAGATGGATACAGGGATAGATGATGATTATGTGCTTCGCATATACGACAAGCTGATGGACTCTCCCACCCAGGAACTGTATGGTCTTTTTCAAAACCACCAGCTGCTCTCCGTAGCGGGATACAGTTTATTTGGGAAAAATCAATTCGCCATGCTTGGAAGGTTAAGAAGCGATAGAAATTATCGTTCCAAAGGTTATGCCACCCAGCTGCTTCGCCCAGTCATTAATGATCTTCGTAAGCTTCCCAAACTCAAGTGGGTGGGCGCAAATACTCACGTTCACAACTTTTCGGCCCGCCGGCTGCTTGAAAAGTCCGGGTTGAGTGACGGCCAGATCTCCTATTACTTAACGTTAACAGCTCCCGGTAAATTGTCCGGGCATACCCGGGGTGAACGATGGAAAGAAATTTACGAAACAGCCGCCAAAAGAAGTTATCTGCTGGCACTTTCTAATAACGAGCTCGGCTTGTTCCCTTATGAATGTTATTACCCGTTCCCTTTTGATTCCTCCTTTTTCACAAATCAATACTTACAGGATTCTAACCTCTATGTAAATTTAGATAGAAGCCGATTTGTACTGATTAAGAATGATCAAAAGAAATACAACTACTCCCATGTGAAATATTTCTGGAATGATCATTATACCCAGCCAGGATTTTTTGAAACCCTTCTTCACCACTGGCGGGAAAATCCTAAAAACATTGGCTGCTGGATAGACTTTTCAACAGGGGGCTATCATAATAATCCAGACCTCACTCCTTACGAGGTACAGGATCCGTGGATTCAATATGGATTGTGGATATGA
- a CDS encoding DeoR/GlpR family DNA-binding transcription regulator, whose protein sequence is MLTAERQRVILELLNEHQTVKLKEITDATGASDSTIRRDLDFLERAGKLRRIHGGASLRRPASEEPSMVEKSSKFYEEKKSIGRAAAELVQDGECIYIDAGSTTFEMIQYLADKNITAVTNGLSHLNALTELRIPTYIIGGYIKERTRAVIGAMAVDSLKQFRFDQCFMGVNGITIEHGFTTPDPEEAAVKRTALSLSLKKYFVTDASKFGEVSFSQIAEIDEAHIVTNEKGQLLDPYKKKTKIKVVTS, encoded by the coding sequence GTGTTAACTGCTGAAAGACAACGGGTGATTTTAGAACTGCTTAATGAACATCAAACAGTAAAGCTAAAAGAAATCACTGACGCTACCGGTGCATCAGATTCAACGATCAGGCGCGATTTAGATTTCTTAGAACGAGCAGGAAAACTGCGCAGAATTCACGGAGGTGCTTCCTTAAGAAGGCCCGCGAGTGAAGAACCAAGCATGGTGGAAAAGAGTTCAAAGTTCTATGAAGAGAAGAAATCAATAGGACGCGCAGCTGCCGAACTCGTGCAAGACGGCGAATGTATTTATATAGATGCGGGTTCAACGACCTTTGAAATGATTCAGTACCTGGCTGATAAAAACATTACGGCCGTTACGAACGGTTTAAGTCATTTGAACGCACTGACTGAACTTCGAATTCCTACTTATATTATCGGCGGCTATATTAAAGAACGCACACGGGCCGTCATCGGGGCTATGGCCGTAGACAGTTTAAAACAATTTCGGTTTGACCAGTGTTTTATGGGAGTAAACGGAATTACAATTGAACACGGATTTACAACCCCCGATCCTGAGGAAGCGGCAGTTAAACGCACAGCCCTGTCTCTATCACTGAAAAAGTACTTTGTAACCGATGCATCTAAATTCGGTGAAGTGAGTTTTTCACAAATCGCAGAAATTGATGAAGCACACATCGTTACCAATGAAAAAGGACAGCTATTAGACCCTTATAAGAAAAAAACAAAGATAAAGGTTGTGACATCTTGA